In the Azospirillum sp. TSH100 genome, GTCGGGCAATGGATGGGCCTGCTCGTCCTGTCGGCCGTGGTGACGCTGGGGCTGGATGCGACCGGGCTGCCGGCGGCGTGGCTGATCGGCCCGATGATCGGAGCCATCGCGCTTGGCGTCGGCGGAGCGTCCATCCGGGTTCCACCTTCCGGCTTCACCTTGGCACAGGCGATCATCGGCTGCCTCGTAGCCCATGCCGTGACCTCGTCGATCCTGCTGTCCATCGCCCGCAACTGGCCGCTGATGCTGGGAACCGTCGGTCTGACGGTGGTGGTCAGCGGCATCGTCGGCTGGCTGTTCGTCCGCTACGGCAGCCTGCCCGGCACCACCGCCGCCTGGGGCGTTTCGCCGGGGGCAGCCTCCGCCATGGTCGCCATGGCCGGGGATTATGGAGCGGACGTGCGGCTGGTCGCGGTGATGCAATATCTGCGCGTTGTCCTGGTGGTGCTCAGCGCCTCCTTCGTGACGCATGCGCTCACTGCCGGATCGGAGGGCACCGGCATCCCAGTGGCACCGGTCGAGGCGCTGGACCTGCGCGGGCTGGCGGCGACATTGCTGGTCGCCGCAGTGGGCGGCTGGATCGGCCACCGCTTCCGCATTCCGTCGGGTGCCCTTCTGCTGCCGATGGTGCTGGGCGCGCTGATCCAGGCCGGCGCCGGCGTGACGCTGCAACTGCCGCATGCGCTGCTGACCGTCACCTATACCCTCATCGGCTGGAGCATCGGCCTGCGCTTCACGCGCGAGGTGCTGAGCCACGCGCTGCGCGCGGTGCCGCAGATGCTGTTGTCCACCGGGCTCATGATCGCGTTGTGCAGCCTGTCTGCCTGGGTGCTGGTCACGCTTCTGCCGACCGATCCACTGACCGCCTTTCTTGCCACCAGCCCGGGCGGGCTCGATTCCGTTGTTGTGATCGCGCTGGGCAGCGGCGTGGACCTGCCGTTGGTGCTTGCCCTGCAAACGCTGCGGCTGTTCGTGGTTGTGCTGTCGGGGCCGCCGCTGGCCCGGCTGATCGCGCGCTATGCCTGAAGTTTTTTGCGACGACTGGGAGGTACCGGGACGGAACGTTGCACCAGCCTGGAACCGGGGCGTATTGTCAATGCCCCTGATGTCCCATCCCGGAGTGCCCCGGCAATGACCGACCGTCCCCACCGTCCCGAAACCATCGCCGCCGGCGCCCTGGGCTTTGAGGACGCGGCCAGCGGTGCGGTGATCCCGCCGATCCATCCCTCCACCACCTATGTCCGGGATCCCGACAACGGTTATGGTCGAGGCCGGGTCTATGCCCGCGCCGACAATCCGACCTTCGACATCCCGGCCCGGACCATCACCGAGTTGGAGAAAGGGGCCGACACGCTGCTGTTCGCCTCAGGCATGGCGGCGGCGACCGCCGTGTTCCAGGCTCTGGATCCGGGCGACCATGTGCTGGTGCCGGACGTGATGTACTGGGCCTTCCGCAACTGGGTGCATGGGCCGGCCACCCGCTGGGGCCTGAAGGTCGAAGGGGTGGACACCAGCGACACCGACGCGGTGCGCGCGGCACTCCGCCCCGGCCAGACGCGGCTGGTCTGGGTGGAAACCCCGGCCAACCCGCTGTGGACCGTCACCGACATCGCCGCCGTTGCCGAACTGGCCCATGAAGCCGGGGCGTGGCTGGCGGTTGACAGCACCGTCGCCACCCCGGTGCTGACCCGGCCGCTGGAACTGGGCGCCGACATCGTCATGCATTCGGCGACCAAATACCTGAACGGCCATTCCGACGTTGTGGCCGGCACACTGACCGCCGCCCGCAAGGACGAGTTCTGGGGCCGCATCAAAGCGGTGCAGACCCAGCAGGGCGGCATTCTCGGCAGCTTCGAGGCATGGCTGCTGCAACGCGGCCTGCGTACGCTGTTCGCCCGCGTCC is a window encoding:
- a CDS encoding AbrB family transcriptional regulator, translating into MGLLVLSAVVTLGLDATGLPAAWLIGPMIGAIALGVGGASIRVPPSGFTLAQAIIGCLVAHAVTSSILLSIARNWPLMLGTVGLTVVVSGIVGWLFVRYGSLPGTTAAWGVSPGAASAMVAMAGDYGADVRLVAVMQYLRVVLVVLSASFVTHALTAGSEGTGIPVAPVEALDLRGLAATLLVAAVGGWIGHRFRIPSGALLLPMVLGALIQAGAGVTLQLPHALLTVTYTLIGWSIGLRFTREVLSHALRAVPQMLLSTGLMIALCSLSAWVLVTLLPTDPLTAFLATSPGGLDSVVVIALGSGVDLPLVLALQTLRLFVVVLSGPPLARLIARYA
- a CDS encoding PLP-dependent aspartate aminotransferase family protein, which produces MTDRPHRPETIAAGALGFEDAASGAVIPPIHPSTTYVRDPDNGYGRGRVYARADNPTFDIPARTITELEKGADTLLFASGMAAATAVFQALDPGDHVLVPDVMYWAFRNWVHGPATRWGLKVEGVDTSDTDAVRAALRPGQTRLVWVETPANPLWTVTDIAAVAELAHEAGAWLAVDSTVATPVLTRPLELGADIVMHSATKYLNGHSDVVAGTLTAARKDEFWGRIKAVQTQQGGILGSFEAWLLQRGLRTLFARVRWQSSAAMALAERLSAHPQVAEVLYPGLPSFPGHGIASRQMSGGYGGMLSIRVKGGTQAAIDTAGRVGIWRRATSLGGVESLIEHRASIEGPSSPVPGDLLRLSVGLESPDDLYDDLAEALVKAFHQR